A stretch of Rhizobium sp. TH2 DNA encodes these proteins:
- a CDS encoding CBS domain-containing protein, with translation MHVRAILDEKGRKVLTIRPDASLQDAAKMLHENKIGALVVVGVNEQIKGILSERDIVNAVARNGSDALQKTVSTAMTANVFRCTEDTTLDGLMTLMTEKRCRHIPVETDGKLGGMISIGDVVKSRIREIEFEAEEIKAYIAG, from the coding sequence ATGCATGTAAGAGCCATACTCGATGAGAAGGGCCGCAAAGTCCTCACGATCAGGCCGGATGCTTCGCTGCAGGATGCCGCAAAGATGCTTCACGAAAACAAGATCGGTGCTCTCGTTGTTGTCGGCGTGAATGAGCAGATCAAGGGTATTTTGTCCGAGCGCGATATCGTCAACGCCGTCGCCCGTAACGGCTCTGATGCGCTTCAAAAGACCGTTTCGACCGCCATGACAGCCAATGTGTTCCGCTGCACCGAGGATACGACGCTCGATGGCCTGATGACGCTGATGACCGAGAAGCGCTGTCGCCATATTCCCGTGGAAACGGATGGCAAGCTCGGCGGCATGATTTCGATCGGCGACGTCGTCAAGTCCCGCATCCGCGAGATCGAATTCGAGGCCGAGGAAATCAAGGCCTATATCGCAGGCTGA
- a CDS encoding rhomboid family intramembrane serine protease, producing MTLEENRGPEPANDWSPPREPIFNIPAVLIVLVALMFAIHLVRTYLLTTEQDQTVIYHAAFISARYLHPLSEQDYLGYFGGPVTYSLLHGGWLHLIFNCIWLVAFATPLAVRIGAFRFVALWIVSAVASAFFQGVLTGFEMSVLIGASGVVSATVGAVCRFALPLSGTRQMRSAAYAPRLGPLEALTYRSVISFIVVWALSNILLVGVLSGASNIAWQAHLGGFLFGYFAFAIFDPPLRR from the coding sequence TTGACACTTGAAGAAAATAGAGGTCCTGAGCCGGCGAACGATTGGAGTCCGCCGCGCGAGCCCATCTTCAACATTCCGGCCGTCCTTATCGTTCTTGTGGCGCTGATGTTCGCGATCCATCTGGTCCGCACCTATTTGCTGACGACCGAACAGGATCAGACGGTAATCTACCACGCCGCTTTCATCTCCGCCCGCTATCTCCATCCGTTGAGCGAACAGGATTATCTCGGCTATTTCGGCGGCCCTGTGACCTATTCGCTGCTCCACGGCGGCTGGTTGCATCTGATCTTCAATTGCATATGGCTCGTGGCCTTCGCGACGCCTCTCGCCGTGCGCATCGGCGCTTTTCGTTTCGTCGCGTTGTGGATCGTCTCCGCCGTGGCGAGCGCCTTCTTCCAGGGCGTTCTGACGGGCTTCGAAATGTCGGTCCTGATCGGCGCTTCGGGCGTGGTCTCGGCGACAGTTGGTGCTGTATGCCGCTTTGCCTTGCCGTTGTCCGGAACGCGCCAAATGCGCTCGGCGGCTTACGCACCTCGGCTTGGGCCGCTGGAGGCATTGACCTACCGCTCGGTGATATCGTTCATCGTGGTCTGGGCGCTCTCCAACATCTTGTTGGTCGGTGTTCTCAGCGGCGCCAGCAATATCGCCTGGCAGGCCCATCTCGGCGGCTTCCTGTTCGGCTATTTTGCCTTCGCTATCTTCGATCCGCCGCTGCGGCGTTAA
- a CDS encoding PAS domain-containing protein: MRHRTTEAVFDYFNHLRAGRAAPMRTEIDPAALKTVLPDLFILERGRDGIVRFRLAGTRVCFILGQEVRNREFAEAWEPSARHKIKLAADTVLANQNALEIAVETAADDEESFALEMLLLPLYSQKDRCDRIFGSLVAIEPGLTIEPYPRLLLPSDLAFVPVDAGVSGKRPYLVDREPQTVVASGFGGLVNRITHLRVFEGGKRN, translated from the coding sequence ATGCGCCATAGAACGACCGAAGCGGTTTTCGACTATTTCAATCACTTACGGGCCGGCAGAGCCGCTCCCATGCGCACGGAGATCGATCCGGCCGCCCTCAAGACGGTGCTGCCGGATCTTTTCATCCTCGAACGCGGCCGCGACGGCATCGTCCGATTCCGGCTTGCCGGGACGCGGGTGTGTTTCATTCTGGGGCAGGAAGTTCGCAATCGGGAATTCGCCGAGGCGTGGGAGCCCAGCGCGCGCCACAAGATCAAGCTCGCTGCCGACACCGTCCTCGCCAACCAGAATGCATTGGAAATCGCCGTCGAGACCGCAGCCGACGACGAGGAGAGTTTCGCGCTCGAAATGCTTCTGCTGCCGCTCTATTCGCAGAAAGACAGGTGCGACCGGATTTTCGGTTCGCTGGTTGCGATCGAGCCGGGCCTGACGATCGAGCCCTACCCTCGCCTGCTGCTTCCATCCGACCTCGCCTTCGTGCCGGTCGATGCGGGCGTCAGCGGCAAGCGTCCATATCTCGTCGATCGCGAGCCGCAGACCGTGGTCGCCTCCGGTTTCGGCGGCCTCGTCAACCGGATTACCCATCTCAGGGTATTTGAAGGCGGCAAGCGGAACTGA
- a CDS encoding UbiH/UbiF family hydroxylase yields MAVFDVAVAGGGLAGQIAALAFARNGFSTVLIAPDDGRTDQRTTALMDHSLGFLTSLGIWDRVRPEAAALSTMQIIDATERLLHAPPVTFRASEIGLEAFGYNIPNAPFLAILSAALGELPNVTMLTTSVERADLSSELAMLHLADGTDVAAGLVIAADGRKSLIRDAAGIDAKSHAYPQTAVVLNFAHDRPHHNVSTEFHTRTGPFTQVPLPGQRSSLVWVVKPEEAVEILQLPADVLNRRVEDRMQSILGRVTVEGGAQAWPLSAATATRFGKGQVALIGEAAHVFPPIGAQGLNLSLRDIESALELALVARKTGARLAIGDAYDRKRRADIWSRTAAIDLLNRSLLSGFLPVQMLRAVGMHMLSAVPPLRYLAMHEGVAPGRGFSSFPDFLRKEIRRKHA; encoded by the coding sequence ATGGCGGTTTTCGATGTGGCGGTCGCGGGTGGTGGGCTTGCGGGGCAGATCGCGGCGCTCGCCTTTGCCAGAAACGGTTTTTCGACCGTGCTGATCGCACCGGACGACGGACGGACGGACCAGCGCACGACGGCGCTGATGGACCATTCCCTGGGTTTCCTGACCTCGCTCGGTATATGGGACAGGGTGAGGCCTGAGGCTGCCGCGCTTTCCACCATGCAGATTATCGATGCCACCGAGCGCTTGCTGCATGCGCCGCCGGTGACCTTCAGGGCGTCCGAGATCGGGCTCGAGGCCTTCGGCTACAACATTCCCAACGCGCCGTTCCTCGCGATCCTGAGCGCGGCGCTTGGCGAACTGCCGAATGTCACGATGCTCACGACAAGCGTCGAGCGCGCCGATCTCTCCAGCGAGCTCGCGATGCTGCATCTGGCCGACGGTACCGACGTCGCGGCCGGGCTGGTGATCGCCGCCGATGGGCGCAAGTCGCTGATCCGCGATGCGGCTGGCATCGATGCCAAGAGCCACGCCTATCCGCAGACGGCTGTGGTGCTGAATTTCGCCCATGACCGGCCGCATCACAATGTCTCGACCGAATTCCATACGAGGACCGGCCCCTTCACCCAGGTGCCGCTGCCGGGTCAGCGCTCCAGCCTGGTCTGGGTGGTGAAGCCGGAAGAGGCGGTCGAAATTCTGCAACTGCCGGCCGACGTGCTCAACCGCCGTGTCGAGGACCGGATGCAATCGATTCTCGGCAGGGTGACGGTGGAAGGCGGCGCTCAGGCGTGGCCGCTGTCGGCCGCCACCGCCACGCGCTTCGGCAAAGGCCAAGTGGCGCTGATCGGGGAAGCGGCGCATGTGTTTCCGCCGATCGGCGCGCAGGGGCTGAATCTCAGCCTGCGCGATATCGAAAGCGCGCTGGAGCTTGCGCTCGTTGCGCGCAAGACCGGCGCCAGGCTCGCCATCGGCGATGCCTATGATCGCAAGCGCAGGGCCGATATCTGGAGCCGCACGGCAGCCATCGACCTGCTCAACCGTTCGCTGCTCTCGGGCTTCCTGCCGGTGCAGATGCTGCGCGCCGTCGGCATGCACATGCTGTCGGCCGTCCCGCCGCTCAGATATCTCGCCATGCACGAGGGCGTAGCACCGGGCCGCGGCTTCAGTTCATTTCCCGATTTCCTACGGAAAGAGATCCGCCGGAAGCATGCCTGA
- a CDS encoding AEC family transporter: protein MAEISQLVLPFFGLILLGYLAAKWRKLDESALGWLNIFIIYIALPALFFKIIGKTPLEELARFDFIATSLAATYTIFALVFLLGKLGTRSTTGEATVQGLAGAYGNIGYLGPGIALAAFGEAAALPLALIFAFENIVHFSVAPAFMAFDGKDKRTPLVLARDVVVKIATHPFIIATFVGFLAAATGFTPPVFAQTMIDNLAQAAAPCALFAMGVTLALRPLKRVPAEIPYIVPAKLIVLPALMYVYLSLTGNYPPIWVATALLLSALPTATNVFVIAQQYGVWQERASATVLITTVLSVVTVSALLYLIKSGMLPADLFP, encoded by the coding sequence ATGGCCGAAATCTCGCAACTCGTTCTGCCCTTCTTCGGCCTCATCCTTCTCGGCTATCTGGCCGCCAAATGGCGCAAGCTCGATGAATCCGCGCTCGGTTGGCTCAATATCTTCATCATCTACATCGCGCTGCCGGCTCTGTTCTTCAAGATCATCGGCAAGACCCCGCTCGAGGAACTGGCGCGCTTCGATTTCATCGCCACCAGCCTGGCTGCGACCTACACCATCTTCGCGCTCGTCTTCCTGCTTGGAAAACTCGGCACCAGAAGCACCACCGGCGAAGCGACGGTGCAAGGCCTGGCCGGCGCTTATGGCAATATCGGCTATCTCGGCCCCGGCATCGCGCTGGCCGCTTTCGGCGAGGCGGCCGCCCTGCCGCTGGCGCTGATCTTCGCCTTCGAGAACATCGTGCACTTCTCGGTGGCGCCCGCCTTCATGGCCTTCGACGGCAAGGACAAGCGCACGCCGCTGGTGTTGGCGCGTGACGTGGTGGTCAAGATCGCTACACACCCTTTCATCATAGCGACGTTCGTCGGCTTCCTGGCCGCCGCAACCGGCTTCACACCGCCCGTCTTCGCCCAGACGATGATCGACAACCTCGCGCAGGCCGCCGCACCCTGCGCGCTGTTTGCCATGGGTGTGACGTTGGCGCTGAGGCCTTTGAAGCGCGTGCCGGCGGAAATCCCTTATATCGTGCCGGCCAAGCTGATCGTGCTGCCGGCGCTGATGTATGTCTATCTCAGCCTCACGGGAAACTACCCGCCCATCTGGGTCGCCACCGCGCTGCTGCTCTCGGCGCTGCCGACCGCCACCAATGTCTTCGTCATCGCCCAGCAATATGGCGTCTGGCAGGAGAGGGCGTCGGCGACGGTGCTGATCACCACGGTGCTCTCGGTCGTCACCGTTTCAGCACTGCTCTACCTGATCAAGTCAGGCATGCTTCCGGCGGATCTCTTTCCGTAG
- a CDS encoding cytochrome c biogenesis CcdA family protein → MAVAEVSYLSALGAGALSFLSPCVLPLVPPYLCYMAGVSVEEFRHPHLAGGPGAASRKAVLFASLFFTLGFATVFVALGASATSIGMMLRTHLDILAQVGGVIIILMGLNFLGLLKIPFLSREARFQTGGEPATLTGAYVMGLAFAFGWTPCIGPILGAILAVAASQQTVGQGASLLGVYSLGLAVPFWLAAAFSGLFMAFLVRFRRHLGLMEKIIGVLLILTGLAFIFGYVGDISAWFQQTFPVLMKIG, encoded by the coding sequence TTGGCCGTAGCCGAAGTGTCATATCTGAGCGCGCTCGGCGCCGGCGCGCTGTCGTTCTTGTCCCCTTGCGTCCTGCCCCTGGTGCCGCCCTATCTCTGCTACATGGCGGGTGTTTCGGTCGAGGAGTTCCGCCATCCGCATCTCGCGGGCGGGCCGGGTGCGGCCTCGCGCAAGGCGGTGCTTTTCGCATCCCTGTTCTTCACGCTCGGCTTTGCCACCGTCTTCGTCGCACTCGGCGCGTCCGCGACCTCGATCGGCATGATGCTGCGCACCCATCTCGATATCCTCGCCCAGGTCGGCGGCGTGATCATCATCCTGATGGGCCTGAACTTTCTCGGCCTGCTCAAGATCCCGTTCCTGTCGCGCGAGGCGCGTTTCCAAACGGGCGGCGAGCCCGCGACGCTGACCGGCGCCTATGTCATGGGCCTCGCCTTCGCCTTTGGCTGGACACCCTGCATCGGCCCGATCCTCGGCGCCATCCTGGCGGTCGCGGCGTCGCAGCAGACCGTGGGGCAGGGTGCTTCCCTGCTCGGCGTCTATTCGCTCGGCCTTGCCGTGCCCTTCTGGCTGGCCGCGGCATTCTCCGGCCTGTTCATGGCATTCCTGGTGCGCTTCCGCCGCCATCTCGGGCTGATGGAGAAGATCATCGGCGTGCTGCTCATCCTCACGGGGCTCGCCTTCATTTTCGGCTATGTCGGCGATATCTCGGCCTGGTTCCAGCAGACCTTCCCGGTGCTCATGAAAATCGGTTGA
- a CDS encoding Flp family type IVb pilin yields MPMLLRRFLADESGATAIEYGLIAALISVALITGATTLGGALNNQFTNLSTKLNVN; encoded by the coding sequence ATGCCGATGCTACTTCGACGTTTTCTCGCAGATGAATCCGGCGCAACGGCTATCGAATATGGCCTGATTGCAGCTTTGATCTCCGTGGCACTCATTACCGGTGCGACGACGCTGGGCGGTGCCTTGAACAACCAGTTCACAAACCTGTCCACGAAGCTGAACGTGAACTAA
- a CDS encoding cystathionine gamma-synthase family protein: protein MTAFGYDPSLSEGAVKPPVFLTSTFAFASAEEGADFFDVVAGRKPAPEGMGAGGLVYSRFNHPNLEIVEDRLAIYDHAEKALVTSSGMAAISAVALAYLRPGDALVHSTPLYGGTETLFRKVFTQWGIKPIPFVDGTEDESLVYMLEKAARHGPVKMVYLETPANPTNATIDLQLIRSTVDNWSRATGQKPIIVCDNTMLGPVFQTPLDFGIDICVYSLTKYVGGHSDLVAGGITGSRELLAPVRQARSAYGFQLDPHSCWMLSRSMETLALRMERAAESARKVADWLAGNPFIPASVLHVDHDVPEAEKAVHARQCSGAGSTFSFVIPDDRALAFRILNNLSIFKLAVSLGGSESLACHPASTTHSGVPIEARSQTGVNEGLIRLSVGLEHPDDLIHDLEQAFRRAVAGNG from the coding sequence ATGACGGCCTTCGGCTATGATCCCTCTCTGTCCGAAGGTGCCGTCAAGCCGCCGGTGTTCCTGACCTCGACCTTCGCTTTCGCCAGTGCCGAGGAAGGCGCTGATTTCTTCGACGTCGTCGCCGGCCGCAAGCCCGCACCCGAGGGCATGGGCGCCGGAGGCCTCGTCTATTCGCGCTTCAACCATCCGAACCTCGAAATCGTGGAAGACCGGCTGGCAATCTACGACCATGCGGAAAAGGCGCTGGTGACATCGTCGGGCATGGCCGCGATCAGCGCCGTCGCCCTGGCCTACCTGCGGCCGGGCGATGCGCTGGTGCACTCCACGCCGCTCTATGGCGGCACAGAGACGCTCTTCCGCAAGGTTTTCACCCAGTGGGGAATCAAGCCCATCCCCTTCGTCGATGGCACCGAGGACGAATCCCTGGTCTACATGCTTGAGAAGGCCGCGCGGCACGGGCCGGTCAAGATGGTCTACCTCGAAACGCCCGCCAATCCGACCAATGCGACGATCGATCTTCAGCTCATCCGCAGCACAGTCGACAACTGGTCGCGCGCCACCGGCCAGAAGCCCATCATCGTCTGCGACAACACCATGCTCGGACCAGTGTTCCAGACCCCGCTCGATTTCGGCATCGATATCTGCGTCTATTCGCTGACCAAATATGTCGGCGGCCATTCCGACCTGGTTGCAGGCGGTATCACCGGTTCGCGCGAACTGTTGGCGCCGGTGCGCCAGGCTCGATCGGCCTATGGATTCCAACTCGATCCGCATTCGTGCTGGATGCTGTCGCGATCGATGGAAACGCTGGCGCTTCGCATGGAGCGCGCTGCGGAGTCAGCCCGGAAGGTCGCGGACTGGCTGGCCGGCAATCCATTCATCCCCGCCAGCGTGCTTCACGTCGATCACGACGTGCCGGAGGCTGAAAAGGCGGTCCATGCGCGCCAGTGCTCGGGCGCGGGCTCGACCTTTTCCTTCGTCATCCCCGACGACCGCGCACTCGCCTTCCGTATCCTCAACAACCTCAGCATCTTCAAGCTGGCGGTTTCGCTCGGCGGCTCGGAATCGCTGGCCTGCCATCCGGCCTCGACAACCCATTCCGGTGTCCCGATCGAAGCGCGCAGCCAGACAGGCGTCAACGAGGGGCTGATCCGGCTTTCGGTCGGGCTTGAGCACCCCGACGACCTGATCCACGATCTGGAACAGGCTTTCCGGCGCGCGGTGGCGGGGAATGGTTGA
- a CDS encoding Lrp/AsnC family transcriptional regulator, whose product MTTLDKTDAKILQVLSQDARQSVERVAEQVNRSATPVRRRIRRLEDEGIIRRYTLDVDMKACGYGLQLFAFIKLQSRDRPTIADFEDRIRRLPEVTTCNLVTGAHDYVLEMRMPDMDTYNNFLRSVLSELPGVFGIETSVVIGPVKDEIALPY is encoded by the coding sequence ATGACTACACTTGACAAAACAGACGCCAAAATCCTCCAAGTTCTCAGCCAGGATGCGCGGCAAAGCGTCGAGCGCGTGGCCGAGCAGGTGAACCGGTCGGCGACCCCGGTCAGGCGACGCATCCGGCGGCTGGAAGACGAAGGCATCATCCGCCGCTATACGCTGGATGTCGATATGAAGGCCTGCGGCTACGGGCTCCAGCTCTTCGCCTTCATCAAGCTGCAGAGCCGCGATCGTCCGACGATTGCCGATTTTGAAGACCGCATTCGTCGACTGCCCGAAGTGACGACGTGCAATCTGGTGACGGGGGCTCATGACTATGTGCTCGAAATGCGCATGCCCGACATGGATACTTACAACAATTTCCTGCGCTCAGTGCTGTCCGAGCTGCCCGGTGTATTCGGCATAGAAACGAGCGTTGTCATCGGGCCGGTCAAGGACGAGATCGCGCTGCCGTACTGA
- a CDS encoding BMP family ABC transporter substrate-binding protein, which produces MKKMILTLAATAAVLGFSVSAQAADKLKVCFLYVGSKTDGGWTQAHDIGRQLLEKELGDKIETQYLENVPEGPDAERAIERFARSGCGLVFTTSFGFMDQTVKVAAKFPDVKFEHATGYKTAPNLTAYNARFYEGRYILGQIAAKMSKTGTAAYIASFPIPEVVQGIDSFVIGARSINPEFKLKVIWVNTWFDAGKEADAAKAAIDQGVDIITQHTDSTGPMQIAEERKIHAFGQASDMIKAGPNAQLTAIVDNWGAYYVERVKAALDGTWKTQMSWEGLAQNTLFMAPYTNMPDDVKKMAEETEAKIKSGELKPFTGPLKKQDGSEWLAAGVSADDGVLGGLNFFVEGVEGELPK; this is translated from the coding sequence ATGAAAAAAATGATCCTCACACTCGCGGCGACCGCCGCCGTCCTGGGCTTCTCGGTCAGTGCGCAAGCCGCCGACAAGCTGAAAGTCTGCTTTCTCTATGTCGGCTCGAAGACCGATGGCGGCTGGACGCAGGCGCACGACATCGGCCGCCAACTGCTCGAAAAGGAACTTGGCGACAAGATCGAGACGCAATATCTCGAAAACGTGCCCGAGGGTCCCGACGCCGAGCGCGCCATCGAACGCTTCGCCCGTTCGGGCTGCGGTCTCGTCTTCACGACCTCGTTCGGCTTCATGGACCAGACCGTCAAGGTTGCCGCCAAATTCCCTGACGTGAAGTTCGAACACGCCACGGGCTACAAGACTGCACCGAACCTGACGGCGTATAATGCGCGCTTCTATGAAGGCCGCTACATTCTCGGCCAGATCGCCGCGAAGATGTCGAAGACGGGCACGGCTGCCTACATCGCCTCCTTCCCGATCCCCGAGGTCGTGCAGGGCATCGACTCCTTCGTGATCGGCGCGCGCTCGATCAACCCGGAATTCAAGCTCAAGGTCATCTGGGTCAACACATGGTTCGACGCCGGCAAGGAAGCCGATGCGGCCAAGGCTGCGATCGACCAGGGCGTCGATATCATCACGCAACACACCGACTCGACCGGCCCGATGCAGATTGCCGAAGAACGCAAGATCCACGCCTTCGGTCAGGCATCCGACATGATCAAGGCCGGTCCCAACGCGCAACTGACGGCGATCGTCGATAACTGGGGCGCCTATTACGTCGAGCGCGTCAAGGCGGCACTGGATGGAACGTGGAAGACCCAGATGAGCTGGGAAGGCCTGGCCCAAAACACGCTCTTCATGGCGCCCTACACCAACATGCCTGACGACGTGAAGAAGATGGCCGAGGAAACCGAGGCCAAGATCAAGTCGGGCGAGTTGAAGCCTTTCACCGGCCCGCTCAAGAAGCAGGACGGTTCCGAATGGCTGGCGGCCGGCGTATCCGCCGATGACGGCGTGCTCGGCGGCCTGAACTTCTTCGTCGAAGGCGTCGAAGGCGAATTGCCGAAGTAA
- a CDS encoding ABC transporter permease: MTVFESILITIITASTPLLLASIGELVTERAGVLNLGVEGMMVMGAVVAFAVTQMSGSPYIGVFGGIAAGVLMSLLFGFLTLTLVANQVATGLALTILGLGLSGMVGEPFVGVQGIKLPALLPTWLSDVPYVGRVILGQDLIFYTSIALVFGVSWLLFRTRSGLVLRSVGDNHASAHALGLNVIGIRYLAVMFGGACAGLAGAHLSLVYTPQWVENMTAGRGWIALALVVFASWRPWRLLIGGYLFGAVSIGQLHAQAFGIAVPAQFLSALPYVATVLVLIVISQNRRLTLINTPASLGKSFVPDR; the protein is encoded by the coding sequence ATGACCGTTTTCGAATCGATCCTGATCACCATCATCACCGCATCGACACCCTTGCTGCTCGCCTCCATCGGTGAATTGGTCACCGAGCGCGCCGGCGTGCTCAATCTCGGCGTCGAAGGCATGATGGTGATGGGCGCCGTCGTCGCCTTTGCGGTGACGCAGATGAGTGGTTCGCCCTATATCGGGGTTTTCGGGGGCATTGCCGCAGGCGTGCTGATGTCGCTGCTTTTCGGTTTTCTGACATTGACACTGGTGGCCAACCAGGTCGCGACGGGTCTTGCGCTGACCATCCTGGGGCTTGGACTGTCGGGCATGGTCGGCGAGCCGTTCGTCGGCGTCCAGGGTATCAAACTGCCGGCGTTGCTGCCGACCTGGCTCAGCGATGTTCCCTACGTGGGGCGCGTCATCCTAGGACAGGACTTGATCTTCTATACTTCAATTGCGCTGGTCTTCGGCGTCAGCTGGCTTCTGTTCCGCACCCGGTCAGGCCTCGTGCTCCGCTCTGTCGGTGACAATCACGCCTCGGCGCATGCGCTGGGCTTGAACGTCATCGGCATCCGCTATCTCGCCGTGATGTTCGGCGGCGCTTGCGCAGGATTGGCGGGCGCGCATCTCTCCCTCGTCTATACGCCGCAATGGGTAGAGAACATGACGGCGGGACGTGGCTGGATCGCGCTCGCGCTGGTGGTCTTTGCCTCGTGGCGGCCCTGGCGACTGCTGATCGGCGGCTATCTCTTCGGCGCTGTCTCCATCGGACAGCTCCATGCGCAGGCCTTTGGAATTGCCGTTCCGGCGCAGTTCCTCTCGGCTTTGCCTTATGTGGCGACAGTGCTCGTGCTGATCGTCATTTCGCAGAATCGGCGGCTCACGCTGATCAACACGCCTGCATCGCTCGGGAAGAGCTTCGTTCCCGACCGGTGA
- a CDS encoding ABC transporter permease, which produces MHIELEKRPNASKLFTFLSPFIALLLTLICGFILFAALGKDPWQALYLFFIDPLREEWSLHELAIKAGPLILIGVGLSICYRAGNWNIGAEGQFIFGGIFGSAIPVLFHTWTGPWLLPLMMLMGMVGGAFYAAIPALLKTKFNTNEILTSLMLVYVAQLFLDWLVRGPWRNPEGNNFPETRMFDPSAVLPAIWESSGRAHWGFVFAIVAAVLLWFMMEFTLRGYEVKVLGQSSRAGRFAGFSASGMVWFSFLLSGALAGLAGIAEVSGAIGQLRPSISPGYGFTAIIVAFLGRLSPIGIIVSGLILALTYLGGEAAQLSLGVSEKVTRLFQGLLLFFVLSCDTLIMYKIRFNWTRLTGARP; this is translated from the coding sequence ATGCACATTGAACTGGAAAAACGCCCGAACGCGTCGAAGCTCTTCACGTTTCTCTCGCCGTTCATTGCGTTGCTGCTGACGCTGATCTGCGGCTTCATCCTGTTTGCCGCACTCGGCAAGGATCCCTGGCAGGCGCTCTATCTGTTCTTCATCGATCCGCTGCGCGAGGAATGGTCGCTGCATGAACTGGCGATCAAGGCTGGGCCGCTGATCCTGATCGGCGTCGGGCTCTCGATCTGTTATCGTGCCGGCAACTGGAATATCGGTGCCGAGGGCCAATTCATCTTCGGCGGAATATTTGGCTCGGCGATACCCGTTCTGTTCCACACATGGACGGGGCCGTGGCTGCTGCCGCTGATGATGCTGATGGGCATGGTTGGCGGCGCATTTTATGCCGCGATCCCGGCGCTGCTGAAGACGAAATTCAACACCAACGAGATCCTGACCAGCCTGATGCTGGTCTATGTCGCACAGCTCTTCCTCGACTGGCTGGTGCGCGGGCCCTGGCGCAATCCCGAGGGCAACAATTTCCCGGAAACGCGAATGTTCGATCCGTCCGCCGTGCTGCCAGCGATCTGGGAGAGTTCGGGCCGTGCGCATTGGGGCTTTGTCTTTGCCATTGTCGCGGCGGTCCTGCTCTGGTTCATGATGGAATTCACCCTACGCGGCTATGAGGTCAAGGTGCTCGGCCAATCGTCGCGGGCAGGGCGGTTTGCGGGCTTCTCGGCCTCCGGCATGGTGTGGTTCTCGTTTCTGCTTTCGGGTGCGCTTGCCGGATTGGCGGGCATTGCCGAAGTCTCGGGCGCGATCGGCCAGCTCAGGCCGTCGATCTCACCGGGCTACGGCTTCACCGCCATCATCGTTGCATTCCTCGGCCGGCTCAGCCCGATCGGTATTATCGTCTCGGGTTTGATACTGGCACTCACCTATCTCGGCGGCGAGGCGGCACAGCTGTCGCTCGGTGTTTCGGAGAAGGTCACGCGGCTGTTCCAGGGCCTGCTGCTGTTCTTCGTCCTCTCATGCGATACGCTGATCATGTACAAGATCCGGTTTAACTGGACGCGGCTGACGGGAGCCCGGCCATGA